The Halobacterium litoreum genome includes a region encoding these proteins:
- a CDS encoding YgdI/YgdR family lipoprotein codes for MTGRRLSAVLACALLVLAGCTAPTPAQTGGPDADPSASDGETATSDGPPEYVTVDGDLSVDANRTFERVESLVGETYPGTRVVVRDLTTYKSSNLGGIPFFRTLGVSNPALDTDQPAGLTTLDGTVYISPASAGPARTEQVLAHEFAHVAQVREEMVPWFGSLSLGRTSLDERFARRALVEGGAVYVTDAYTREHLPETQLQSAHIAARYANGTSGNRVVYSQYHFGVQYVNATIDDTADLASVYDDAPETTENLLHPETPRDDLAPLDVTTQTAAYERVQSPTGCAGELFVRIALRETAGKRAAVEAAEGWGNDRVLVFETGSTRSIAWVTRWDSTEDADEFAAASRTLADQNASTAYRTSRVSENTVVLFAGTESFVASAEASGNVTVSA; via the coding sequence ATGACCGGTCGCCGCCTCAGCGCCGTCCTCGCGTGCGCGCTCCTCGTGCTCGCCGGGTGTACCGCCCCCACGCCCGCGCAGACCGGCGGCCCCGACGCGGACCCGTCCGCGAGCGACGGCGAGACGGCGACCAGCGACGGCCCGCCCGAGTACGTGACCGTCGACGGAGACCTCTCCGTGGACGCGAACCGCACCTTCGAGCGCGTCGAATCGCTGGTCGGCGAGACGTACCCCGGAACGCGGGTGGTGGTACGGGACCTCACGACGTACAAGTCCTCGAACCTCGGCGGGATTCCGTTCTTCCGCACGCTCGGCGTCTCGAACCCCGCGCTCGACACCGACCAGCCCGCGGGCCTGACGACGCTCGACGGCACCGTCTACATCTCGCCCGCCAGCGCCGGCCCCGCTCGCACCGAGCAAGTGCTCGCCCACGAGTTCGCGCACGTCGCGCAGGTCCGCGAGGAGATGGTGCCGTGGTTCGGCTCCCTCTCGCTGGGCCGCACGTCCCTCGACGAGCGCTTCGCGCGCCGCGCGCTCGTGGAGGGCGGCGCGGTCTACGTCACCGACGCCTACACCCGCGAACACCTCCCCGAGACGCAACTCCAGTCGGCGCACATCGCCGCGCGGTACGCGAACGGGACCTCCGGGAACCGCGTCGTCTACTCGCAGTACCACTTCGGCGTCCAGTACGTGAACGCCACCATCGACGACACCGCCGACCTCGCGAGCGTCTACGACGACGCCCCGGAGACGACCGAGAACCTCCTCCACCCCGAGACGCCCCGCGACGACCTCGCGCCGCTGGACGTGACCACCCAGACTGCGGCCTACGAGCGCGTGCAGTCCCCGACCGGGTGCGCCGGTGAACTGTTCGTCCGCATCGCGCTCAGAGAGACCGCCGGGAAACGGGCTGCCGTCGAGGCCGCCGAGGGCTGGGGGAACGACCGCGTCCTCGTCTTCGAGACCGGGAGCACGCGCTCTATCGCGTGGGTGACGCGCTGGGATTCGACCGAGGACGCAGACGAGTTCGCCGCCGCCTCCCGCACGCTCGCCGACCAGAACGCGAGCACCGCCTACCGGACGTCGCGCGTCAGCGAAAATACGGTCGTGTTGTTCGCGGGCACCGAGTCGTTCGTGGCGTCCGCCGAAGCGTCGGGGAACGTCACCGTCTCGGCCTGA